DNA sequence from the Planococcus antarcticus DSM 14505 genome:
AAGTTTTCGTCCTTCCTGGAAAGCCAAAATTTCTTTATATGTCTTTAAATCATGCTTCTTTTTAATCTTCTCGATTTTGATGGCTGCATACAGGCAGCATAAGAACAAAGCCAATGAAATAAGCAGTCCTTTTTTCCGGCTAAACTAAGCATCGGGCCAACTGAAATTACCGAGAGAAATGCGAATAGTAACATGGAGGTTGACCATTTGTTCATCTGAGCATTTTGAATTTCATTTTTCATGATCTCGACATCCCTTTGACTAAATCGTCTAAGGATACGGCAAAAAGAACACTCATCAGCAGCAAATTGTGGATGTCCGGATAGCTTCGTTCATTTTCCCAATTGGAAATGGTTTGTCGTGAGATATAAAGTTTTTCCGCTAATTCTTCTTGGGAAAGCTGTTCTCTGGTTCGGTATTTTTTAATTTGTTTGCTGAGGTTCATTTTACTCGCTCCTTCTAATTCGAGAGTAGTTAAAAAATGATGGGGGTGCTATCAAAACTTTTTATCATCAAGTGATTTGACCGTGTCAAAGATCTTTATCATGCCTATCAATCCTACTACACGAAGGGATCGGCACAACATCTGTAATTTTACTCCTTTGTTATTTTCTCTTTATTCTTCCCTCGTTTAGCCCACAAGAAAGTCCGAATTACGATCAAAATACAGCAATTTTAAAGGTTTTTTCAGAGTTAAGAAGGCAGAGAAAGTTAAAAGAAAAGTAGCTTTTTGTGTTTTTGTTTGATAATTCACTTAAATTCCCTGGTTCTTTTATTCCTTTTTAAGTAAAAAATGTTATTTAAAGTGGAAGACGGGAACGTATTTCATAAGATCGAAAATAACATTATTACAGGAAGGGGTTTTTTTATGAAATCTATGAATGTAAATCAGGTACCTTTTTCGATTCAAAAACTTTTAGTGGTAACAGTGGCTTTCTTAATGGTTTTTAGCTTTGCTTTTTCCTCCGTTGGACAAGCCCAGGCGATTGAGAATGACAACGAACGAATTACGAATGCTCTTGAAGATACATTGGCATATGAAAATGACGCATATATTTTTGACCGTGAACGAGCAATTGACAATGGATTAACGGTAGAAGAAGCGAATATACTTGAAGAAAGTATAAGTGAAAATACAGATCAGGTAGGTGTATTGATCTTCCGGTTCTAGCGATTCCTCCTGCAGTTGCAGCCGTAGCGAAAGCAGCAGCAGCTGGTGGTGCAGCAGTTGTAGCAGGTGCCTTTATGCTTGATGTTTACAACACAAGTACGTATACAGCGTGTCAGAATTTTTATGGACAAAATGGCGTGATGATAATTTCTGTGAAGCGACGGACATATAGATTAGAATGGAAAGTGGAGGTGTTACGATGAACAACAGTCATTTTTCTGCAGTTGAACGAATAGAAACCATGCTTACCGAAGTTTCATTTCTGAAATTGATATTGGTTGTTGTCCCTGTCTCTATGGCCGGAACGTTACTGTATGCGGTCTCCAGTGATTTCTTTGCTACACTGACGTACACTTTTTTTAGATAAAGACCTCTCAGCAACAAAATAAAAGAGTGGATCCCACCTTCTCGAAAGACAGGGTTCTACAGATTAAAAGCCG
Encoded proteins:
- a CDS encoding helix-turn-helix transcriptional regulator, producing MNLSKQIKKYRTREQLSQEELAEKLYISRQTISNWENERSYPDIHNLLLMSVLFAVSLDDLVKGMSRS